In the genome of Rutidosis leptorrhynchoides isolate AG116_Rl617_1_P2 unplaced genomic scaffold, CSIRO_AGI_Rlap_v1 contig543, whole genome shotgun sequence, the window GATAGTTAAACCACAAAAACTATGTACTAGAGCTGATAAATGACATGAGCTTGAGTGGAGCCAGGCCAATCAATACTCTATTTGAAAAGAATCTCAAACTCACAACAGTAGAGTATGATGACTCTATAGCAAAGCAATCAGGAGGGGCCAATATAGTGGAAGATCCATTGATGCAGGATCCAAAAAAATACAAAAGACTGGTAGGAAGATTGTTGTATTTGACAATTACAAGACTAGATATATGTTTTGCAGTCAATCATGTGAGCCAGTTTATGAAACAATCTAAGGAATCTCATTATCAAGCAGCTATCAGAATAGTGAGATACATAAAATCTAATCCTGGAGAAGTGTTATTCATGCCACGAGACAATGAGTTAGAGGTAAAAGCTTACTATGATTCAGATTGGGCGTCTTGCATCATCAATCGGAGATCTGTGACTGGATACTATATGGAGCTGGGAAGATCTTTGATTTCATGGAGATCAAGGAAACAGAAGAGAGTGTCTCGCTCATCTGCAAAATCAGAATACAGGACAATGGCTGATACAGTGGCTAAATTGATGTGGTTGAAAGGACTTCTTGTTGAATTGGGAGTCAAGATTGACCAGCCGATGAAATTGTTCTGCGATAATGAAGCAGCACTTCACATTGCAGCAAATCCAGTCTATCATGAGCGAACGAAGCATATAGAAATAGACTGTCACCTGGTTCAAGAGCAATTGCAGAACAAATTGATTTGGGCAATTCATCTATCAACAACAGAGCAGCCGACAGACATGTTTACCAAAATTTTGGGAACAATTCAGCATAATTACTTGAAGGATAAGCTGGGGATAAAAAACATTTTCGGAAGTATTGAATTGAGGAGGGGTGTTGAGGATAGCACTTCAAAACTTCCTCTAACGGTCGAAAACAGGAAGAAGGAGAAGAAGCAAAACTCACCGTTTTGCATCCAGCCCGTCTAAATTTGTTAGAAAGCtgttattttgacgggaaaatcaATTTTGCTTCAGCTCACATTTTTGTGATTTCCaactatgtatatatatgaaatacagtgtaattaaattaataataagaatagttATACTTTCTTCTCCCCAAATATGATTCTTAACATCATTTTAATTGTGTTTGTAAGTGATTCTTAATTAGTAATCCCCTGTTTCATGGCCTACATCAAAATGGTAGTACTGTGTAGATGGATACTTAAAAGGATCCAATTGAACTTTAATACTATTTATGGACTACATTGCAACCAACCTGAAGTTACAAGGACCAAACTACGTGAGGCAGGAATAGTTGGGCGAAGCAGAATCCTCGTTAATTTGCTGGAAATTGCCATCATCTTcgaattcacttctcaaatcaaatCACCGAATTCTTTGTTTCCAGAGCTCAACAATAATCGATTCCTACCTCTGGTTTGATATTCCTCATAGAATAGAAGGCTACCTGCCTCGTATCGTGATTTGCGCAGCTGATCTGATTCAAAAGATCTGTTCTTCACTATTGGCCCATCGAGCAACTTGAAAAGATGGGCATTTTGTTTACTAAATTGTTCTCTTCGCTCTTTGGTAACAAAGAGGTTCGGATCTTGGTGCTCGGTCTCGACAATGCTGGAAAAACCACTATTCTCTGTATGTGTTTCGTTTCAAACACTATCCCCTTTGGATGGTTTTGATGCTTATTTGTTTCGGATTTGATGCAGATCGGCTTCAAATGGGGGAAGTTGTCTCTACAATTCCAAGTTAGTGTGCAAAGCATTCGATCGTTAGAATTAGTTAGTTGAGAATTTTTTAATTGGCAGAATTATATAATCCAAATTGTGAATTGAAAATTTTGATTGCATCAAGTTTATTTATTTTCTCTCAAGTGTTTCTTTAGTTTCCGAAATGTGGCTCATTGATTCAGTTGTAAAACTCTTTGGATGCAGCCATTGGATTTAATGTTGAAACGGTGCAGTATAACAACATCAAGTTTCAAATTTGGGATCTCGGTATGTAATTTTTATCCCCCTAGTATATTATTGAAGCTAATTGCTTTGTGTTAAGTTGCTAACTTCCAAATCTATCTCTTGCATTCTTTGCTCGTTATCTTTCCCACTTGTTTGCTTATTACAACTACATGTATAGTAGTGGCATATAGAAAGTTAATGGTAACTTCGGACTTTTAGACGTTGCATTGATCCTAAGACATCCACTTTATCATGCACCATTAGAATGGTGATCATAAACTTCCTTCCTGCTAATAGTACTAAGACTACATGTGCCAATTCTAGTCTGTACACTGTCTCATTCTCACTACGTAAAGGGACATAATTGCCTCTGTGTGAGGCTTATGTTTCTGGATTCATGACTAGCTCTGTGAAAAGTGTTTAGCATTGGTAGTTTGGGCTTCTGTTCTGAGTGTTCTCTATTAATGTCTTTGAACTTTAAAATTTCACTGTAATTCGTATCTTATCATGCTAACCCATCACAAGAATATCGTAGGAATATGGTAATCAATTCCGTGAAACCTAGGCCACTTGAGCAATATTAAAATAGGGTGATGGTGGGAATCTGTTCATAATGTTGCAAGTTTACTTTTGTCCAACTGTTTTATGTATGTTCATGCATATGTGATTCAATTttcataatcataacaatattaagATCCGGATAATTCATGTTACTGCTCCATCTGATGTAGTTTCTTCTACATCTTGTCACAGGTGGACAGACAAGTATCAGGTGAGTATTTTCACTTTTTCTTTTCAATTGCatcaataaaaaaattaaaaaaaaaaaactgcttgTGCTGCCATgatattttgatttatatataaACTTTTTACTAGTCTAAAATCTTCAACATATGAAACTTCATCACAAGGTATTTATTTTGATATCTACCCAGGCCGTACTGGAGATGCTATTTTCCAAACACACAAGCCATAGTCTATGTTGTTGATTCAAGTGATACTGATAGGCTAGTGACTGCTAAAGAAGAATTCCATGCAATTCTCGAGGTACGTTTATTTTTTGCTTTCATGACCAGATACTGTGTTACAACCCTGATGAAATTAGTTATTTATTTAGTTCCTCCTTCCATATCTGCTGCTTCCTTTCTCtttcaatttgattttgtgaatgaAGATTTCCTTTCTGGTTTTTCATTGTTGAACATGATCTGAAGACTTCCTCTCTCCTCAGTACTGGGATATTGTTCGTTTACTATTGACGTTGATCAGTTGTCCCTACTTTTTTGACTTGAACAAAATTGTCCATCTTGTTTAGTTATGTTATAGAAATCTTTTCACAGCTTGATTCTAGTTTGATCTTCTACCTGGGTGTTTTGGCAGGAGGAAGAGTTGAAAGGTGCCCTTGTTCTCGTTTTCGCAAACAAGCAGGTTAGAGCAATTCTCTTCTGTTTAAAGGCAAAAAGGCTATACATATTTGATTGTCCGATCATGTAATTTCCTTTTCCCATGATAAATTTTTTTCCCAATACAGGATCTTCCCAGTGCACTTGATGCTGCTGCAATAACGGAAGCTTTAGAGTTGCACAAGATTAAAAATCGGCAATGGTCTATTTTTAAAACATCCGCCATAAAAGGAGAAGGTCTGTTCGAGGGCTTTGACTGGTAAGTCATTTGTTTTTGCGTCGATATCAAAACTTCTCTATACATGATCAGTCTTCTAACCTAATcactgtttttttttctttctttttccgcGATTTATTAGGTTAAGTAATACTCTTAAGGCTGGAGGTGGCTAACGATTTGGGGGCAGACTGTTATacctctttctccttaattcctctCAAAGGCGTCATGTTGGAAGGAATAGTACTGTCAACTGGTAGTGATTGCAAATACTAATTTTTGTTTTCTCAATTAAATCACTGTTACATATGTAAAAAATTTCATCAAAGACGCATAATCAATGGTGCAATTACGTATACTTCTCGGGAATGATTTATATATCGTCTTTCTTGCTATTATGAGGGTATAACGTAACTCTAGCAGACAAGCACATATCTATATTTGCCTTGTGAAGATGTAGTTTCACACATGTCCTAAGAGCCAAAAGCCAAATATATATTTCCCCTTTTGAAGTTGTAATGGTCAACTTATTTAATACTAGTAATGGATTAATGACTACTACCATATTTGTGCCGATGTAACAATAACCAATTTTTTTTTTGAGGATCAGATGTAATAATAACCAATACTATACCATATTTGCATTTGACATTTTGTTATATGCATCATCATATAATTTCTCCACTAATATTTTTTTAAGGTGCATTGATAGCGAAAGGTCGTAATATCGGCACAGACATACGACAACCACTTCCCCCAcaaacattatttttttttttttttaaacccaaATATTGACATTGCgaaaaataaataatgttttgtccTAATAAAACGTTTTGCAGGGCCAATATTGCTCCACGTATACTCTCCAGCTCATCAGCTGATCAGCAAAACAGGATTAACCAACTATAGATTTAGTCCTTATTATTTTAGAAATTAGCCTCGATGATCCTTTCAAGATCTCTCAGATATTACATCTAACGTTACGAAATTAGAATCGTCTACACTCAATCTATAACATGGCCTTTTTCTATCGAGTG includes:
- the LOC139884374 gene encoding ADP-ribosylation factor 1-like, coding for MGILFTKLFSSLFGNKEVRILVLGLDNAGKTTILYRLQMGEVVSTIPTIGFNVETVQYNNIKFQIWDLGGQTSIRPYWRCYFPNTQAIVYVVDSSDTDRLVTAKEEFHAILEEEELKGALVLVFANKQDLPSALDAAAITEALELHKIKNRQWSIFKTSAIKGEGLFEGFDWLSNTLKAGGG